Proteins co-encoded in one Prunus persica cultivar Lovell chromosome G6, Prunus_persica_NCBIv2, whole genome shotgun sequence genomic window:
- the LOC18771948 gene encoding ADP-ribosylation factor-like protein 8a, whose protein sequence is MGLWEAFLNWLRSLFFKQEMELSLIGLQNAGKTSLVNVVATGGYSEDMIPTVGFNMKKVTKGNVTIKLWDLGGQPRFRSMWERYCRAVSAIVYVVDAADPDNLSVSKSELHDLLSKSSLSGIPLLVLGNKIDKPGALSKQALTDEMGLKSITDREVCCFMISCKNSTNIDSVIDWLVKHSKSKS, encoded by the exons ATGGGTTTGTGGGAAGCTTTTCTCAACTGGCTCCGTAG CCTCTTTTTCAAGCAGGAAATGGAGCTATCTTTGATAGGACTTCAGAATGCTGGAAAGACCTCTCTTGTAAATGTTGTTGCA ACGGGCGGATACAGCGAAGACATGATTCCTACG GTAGGATTTAATATGAAGAAGGTAACCAAAGGGAATGTTACGATAAAGTTGTGGGATCTTGGAGGTCAACCCAGGTTCCGTAGCATGTGGGAGCGATACTGTCGTGCCGTTTCTGCTATAGT TTATGTTGTTGATGCTGCGGATCCAGATAACTTGAGCGTCTCAAAAAGTGAACTTCATGATTTGCTGAGCAAAAGCTCACTAAGTGGGATCCCGTTGCTGGTCCTGGGCAACAAGATTGACAAGCCGGGGGCTCTGAGTAAACAGGCTTTGACTGATGAAAT GGGACTGAAGTCAATTACTGATAGAGAAGTTTGCTGCTTCATGATCTCATGCAAGAACTCAACCAACATTGACTCAGTTATCGATTGGCTTGTAAAGCATTCCAAATCAAAAAGCTGA